From Lycium ferocissimum isolate CSIRO_LF1 unplaced genomic scaffold, AGI_CSIRO_Lferr_CH_V1 ctg704, whole genome shotgun sequence, a single genomic window includes:
- the LOC132045551 gene encoding uncharacterized protein LOC132045551, with amino-acid sequence MVVSGSGDPVESFLNSVQFGVKNAFSPIELGFKKVAKDFEHCWPKNRLDVKKMSSASKEGVGSAEKKKGLLIENGKPESCSGLGLDVKKMSESKQGDEKKKGLLIKLPIKMFVEMFGNNNGQIDNKGANVARKGLKDKYGGGKGDGSCVNCLQFAVSWSLLMNGFVQAVPSPFKKRVQKANNVDSVCNDVKEKKTSDQIVMGKRDGVKHKEEKNVSFECFLGFLFDQVVLNLQKFDLGVQQQECESAESNQIPPPVSNQFDHFKVLVSILEGKRADVNGFLGNLNFARVGGVPSSIVDVDSTAREEREDGVNDIVGGQEESTGNSTKRLANGLLSIPLSNVERLRSTLSTVSITELIELLPQLGRPSKDHPDKKKLISVQDFFRYTEAEGKRFFEELDRDGDGQVTMEDLEIAMRKRKLPKRYAHELMRRARGHLFSKSFGWKQFLSLMEQKEPTILRAYTSLCLSKSGTLQKSEILASLNNAGLPANEDNAIAMMRFLSADQESISYGHFRNFMLLLPSDRLQEDPRNIWFEAATVVAVPPPVEFPAGSVLKSALAGGLACALSTSLMHPVDTIKTQVQASTLSFPQIISKLPELGARGLYRGSIPAILGQFSSHGLRTGIFEASKVVLINVAPTLPELQVQSVASFASTFLGTAVRIPCEVLKQRLQAGLFDNVGAAIIGTWQQDGLKGFFRGTGATLCREIPFYVVGMGLYAESKKAVQQLLGRELEPWETVAVGALSGGLTAVSTTPFDVIKTRMMTVPQGMTVTASMVALSILRHEGPLGLFKGAIPRFFWIAPLGAMNFAGYELARKAMDKEDTEQLAQKSG; translated from the exons ATGGTGGTATCTGGGAGTGGAGACCCTGTTGAGTCATTTCTGAATTCAGTACAATTTGGGGTTAAGAATGCGTTTTCGCCGATAGAGTTAGGATTTAAGAAAGTGGCAAAGGATTTTGAGCATTGTTGGCCAAAGAATAGATTAGATGTCAAGAAAATGAGTAGTGCAAGTAAGGAAGGTGTTGGTAGTGCTGAGAAAAAGAAGGGTTTGTTGATAGAGAATGGGAAACCTGAGAGTTGTAGTGGTCTTGGATTAGATGTCAAGAAAATGAGTGAAAGTAAGCAAGGTGATGAGAAAAAGAAGGGGTTGTTGATAAAGTTACCTATTAAGATGTTTGTTGAAATGTTTGGGAATAATAATGGGCAGATTGATAATAAAGGGGCAAATGTGGCCAGGAAAGGGTTGAAGGACAAGTACGGTGGCGGTAAAGGGGATGGGAGCTGTGTGAATTGTCTGCAATTTGCTGTTTCTTGGTCATTGTTAATGAACGGTTTTGTTCAGGCTGTTCCGAGCCCGTTTAAGAAGCGGGTTCAGAAGGCGAATAATGTGGATAGTGTTTGTAATGATGTGAAGGAAAAGAAGACAAGTGATCAGATTGTTATGGGGAAGCGTGATGGAGTGAAGCACAAAGAGGAAAAGAATGTATCTTTTGAGTGCTTTCTTGGTTTTCTTTTCGATCAAGTAGTTCTCAATCTTCAAAAATTTGACTTAGGAGTCCAACAACAGGAATGCGAGAGTGCCGAGTCTAATCAAATCCCTCCGCCTGTTTCCAATCAGTTTGATCATTTCAAGGTGCTAGTGAGTATTTTAGAGGGTAAAAGAGCTGATGTCAATGGATTTCTGGGAAATCTGAATTTTGCAAGAGTAGGAGGTGTTCCTTCGAGTATTGTTGATGTAGATTCTACTgcgagagaagagagagaagacgGTGTTAATGATATTGTTGGTGGTCAAGAAGAGAGCACTGGAAATTCCACAAAACGTTTAGCGAATGGTTTGCTTAGTATTCCATTATCCAATGTCGAGCGTTTGAGATCAACATTGTCCACAGTTTCAATAACAGAACTAATTGAGCTCTTGCCTCAGTTAGGACGACCTAGTAAAGACCATCCTGACAAGAAAAAGCTCATCTCAGTCCAAGACTTTTTCAGATACACGGAAGCTGAAG GTAAGAGATTCTTTGAGGAATTGGATAGAGATGGTGATGGTCAAGTCACGATGGAAGATCTTGAAATTGCTATGAGAAAGAGAAAATTGCCAAAGAGATATGCCCATGAACTCATGCGTCGTGCTAGAGGTCACTTGTTCTCAAAATCTTTTGGGTGGAAACAATTTCTGTCGTTGATGGAACAGAAGGAACCTACCATCCTGCGGGCTTATACCAGTCTTTGTTTGAGCAAGTCAGGCACATTGCAGAAGAGTGAGATACTCGCATCACTAAACAATGCAGGACTTCCAGCAAATGAAGACAATGCTATTGCCATGATGCGATTTCTAAGTGCGGATCAGGAATCTATTTCCTATGGACATTTTCGGAATTTTATGCTGCTGCTTCCATCAGATCGGCTTCAAGAAGATCCTCG AAATATCTGGTTTGAGGCTGCTACAGTGGTTGCTGTTCCTCCACCTGTAGAATTTCCTGCTGGAAGTGTCCTAAAATCAGCATTGGCTGGAGGCCTTGCCTGTGCATTGTCTACATCTCTAATGCACCCTGTCGATACGATTAAG ACACAAGTACAAGCATCAACGCTTAGCTTTCcacaaatcatatcaaagcTTCCTGAACTTGGAGCAAGGGGATTGTACAGAGGTTCTATTCCTGCTATTCTAGGGCAGTTTTCGAG TCACGGCTTGCGGACTGGAATATTTGAAGCAAGCAAGGTTGTGCTGATTAATGTTGCTCCTACACTTCCAGAACTACAG GTTCAATCTGTGGCATCATTCGCCAGCACTTTCTTAGGTACTGCTGTGAGAATACCTTGTGAGGTGCTCAAGCAAAGATTGCAAGCTGGTCTTTTTGACAATGTTGGTGCAGCAATCATTGGCACTTGGCAGCAAGATGGTCTTAAGGGTTTTTTCCGTGGAACTGGTGCCACTCTCTGCCGTGAGATTCCATTTTATGTTGTAGGCATGGGCCTATATGCCGAGTCCAAAAAG GCTGTGCAACAGCTTCTGGGGCGAGAGCTGGAGCCTTGGGAAACAGTTGCCGTTGGAGCTTTATCTGGTGGGTTGACAGCTGTTTCAACGACTCCGTTTGATGTGATAAAGACCAGAATGATGACTGTTCCACAGGGAATGACTGTGACAGCCTCGATGGTTGCATTATCAATTCTCCGTCATGAAGGACCCCTCGGATTGTTTAAAGGGGCCATTCCTAGATTTTTCTGGATTGCTCCTCTGGGTGCGATGAATTTTGCTGGCTATGAGCTAGCAAGGAAAGCCATGGACAAGGAGGACACCGAGCAGCTTGCTCAGAAAAGTGGCTAG